The following are encoded together in the Desulfobacterales bacterium genome:
- a CDS encoding PKD domain-containing protein translates to MKNVNDLSMNIIRWIIILTVSLLGFYSIIGTGGGDGSGLSVKITSPANKSIFAGSDFITFKAEASDSENKNISESALVWESSLNGKIGIGSPLTIKANSLSNGEHIMTLYATGSKGATKATYIKITIINSDSSGTNKRPTAVILSPVDNATYTEGGYVSLNGAGYDSEDGDLSSCQACFFIWNSSIDGELGRGNSISVDNLSVGQHTITLTVNDSNGAVGTASRTITISRKTPKAKILDPDPNVCKCPTSVNTSTSIDTGTDPCKYTQGNFIFFRGQGNEGTDTNTDILLDSSALVWTSNINGQLGIGNNLTINNLEIGSHRITLTVTDQNGESSVSDVCIRVVDNQNTPPIAQIDNAGSLTNCTCTNPCQYCYNSYIVFNGQGIDREDGKLPGDKLAWYSSLDGFLGNGTSIQVNDLSVGTHTITLIATDSEELTGFTNTCIQILADITKVNIQSPIAGQQCYGEGEKMTFFAQASDCRGIPLSNDAYTWIFPTLNSKQVKGNPIIETLPVGSNLVIVEHTDLSGGTTTAYVTILVDSKPTTKILSPVNNAKYNEGQKISFGGSGIDNEDGDLSGCVSTDTATTTSSCFFLWTSNIDGKLGNTPYITSTDLSVGTHTITLTVGDKCGQTATDTINLEIIKPVCTLPICKVACTTGTGTNTCTSTCTSTCTGTSTSTSTCTSTCTSIGTDTCTNTCLP, encoded by the coding sequence ATGAAAAATGTGAATGATTTGTCTATGAATATTATCAGATGGATAATTATTCTAACTGTGTCCCTGTTGGGATTCTATTCTATTATAGGTACTGGTGGCGGTGATGGTAGCGGCCTTTCTGTTAAAATAACATCTCCTGCAAATAAGTCTATTTTTGCTGGAAGCGATTTTATTACGTTTAAAGCTGAAGCTTCTGATTCCGAAAATAAAAATATAAGTGAGTCCGCTCTTGTATGGGAATCAAGCCTAAACGGAAAAATAGGTATAGGTTCTCCATTAACCATAAAAGCTAATTCCCTTTCAAATGGCGAGCACATTATGACACTTTATGCGACAGGTTCTAAAGGTGCTACAAAAGCTACTTATATAAAAATTACTATAATAAATTCCGATTCGTCAGGTACAAATAAAAGACCTACTGCCGTTATTTTAAGCCCTGTAGATAATGCAACTTATACTGAAGGCGGGTACGTAAGTTTAAATGGAGCTGGATATGACTCTGAAGATGGAGATTTAAGTTCTTGCCAAGCTTGTTTTTTTATTTGGAATTCAAGCATAGACGGCGAATTAGGCAGAGGCAATTCCATTAGCGTAGATAATTTATCCGTTGGCCAGCATACAATAACTTTAACTGTAAATGATTCGAATGGAGCTGTAGGAACAGCTTCAAGAACTATCACTATAAGCAGAAAAACGCCAAAGGCTAAAATTTTAGACCCTGATCCTAATGTGTGTAAATGCCCTACAAGTGTTAATACGAGTACAAGTATAGATACAGGTACTGACCCATGTAAATACACTCAAGGCAATTTTATATTTTTTAGGGGGCAAGGTAATGAAGGAACTGATACAAATACAGATATTCTTTTAGATTCAAGTGCTCTTGTCTGGACATCTAATATAAACGGACAGTTAGGTATAGGAAATAATTTAACAATAAATAACCTTGAGATCGGTTCCCATCGAATAACTCTTACAGTTACAGATCAGAATGGAGAGTCGAGCGTTTCAGATGTCTGTATAAGAGTTGTTGATAATCAAAATACTCCTCCGATTGCTCAAATAGATAATGCGGGTTCATTGACTAACTGTACTTGCACAAATCCATGTCAATATTGTTATAATTCCTATATTGTTTTTAATGGGCAGGGAATTGACAGAGAAGACGGCAAGTTACCTGGTGATAAATTAGCATGGTATTCAAGCTTAGATGGATTTTTAGGTAATGGAACTTCGATTCAAGTTAATGATTTGTCAGTAGGTACTCATACTATAACGCTTATTGCGACTGATTCAGAAGAATTAACGGGCTTTACAAATACTTGTATCCAAATATTAGCTGACATTACAAAAGTAAATATACAATCTCCGATTGCAGGTCAGCAATGCTATGGAGAAGGAGAAAAAATGACATTTTTTGCTCAAGCATCTGATTGCAGAGGAATTCCATTATCTAATGATGCTTATACATGGATTTTCCCGACTTTGAATAGTAAACAAGTTAAAGGAAATCCTATTATAGAAACACTTCCAGTAGGTTCAAACTTAGTTATAGTAGAACATACGGATCTTTCAGGTGGAACGACTACTGCTTATGTAACTATATTAGTTGATTCTAAACCTACTACTAAAATTTTATCTCCAGTAAATAACGCAAAATATAATGAAGGGCAAAAAATTTCTTTTGGAGGCAGCGGCATTGATAATGAAGATGGCGATTTGAGTGGATGTGTAAGCACTGATACGGCAACTACTACATCAAGTTGTTTTTTTCTCTGGACTTCAAATATAGATGGAAAGTTAGGTAATACTCCTTATATTACATCAACGGATCTTTCAGTTGGAACCCATACTATTACATTAACAGTTGGTGATAAATGCGGGCAAACGGCAACAGATACTATAAACCTTGAAATAATAAAACCAGTTTGTACGCTTCCTATTTGTAAAGTTGCATGTACTACAGGAACTGGAACAAATACCTGTACATCTACATGCACGAGTACTTGCACAGGAACGTCTACTTCTACAAGCACATGCACGAGTACCTGTACTTCAATTGGAACAGATACTTGTACAAATACTTGTTTACCTTAG